A DNA window from Castanea sativa cultivar Marrone di Chiusa Pesio chromosome 7, ASM4071231v1 contains the following coding sequences:
- the LOC142642371 gene encoding fe(2+) transport protein 2-like gives MAALFTKFHAFFLFLLFLSFALQVVSGDDSQCVTESTHGCHNKSEALKLNLIAIAAILIFSIVGVCLPLFTRSIPALNPSSKSFSIIKAFASGVILATGYMHVLPDSFACLQSDCLPPHPWKKFPFSTFVAMLSALLTLMLDSLAMSYHTAKPKTHADFGSSSDLKEAAVTTELNTTAGNGESVHDESHFKLLRHRVVAQVLEVGIVVHSVVIGLSLGASHNPCMIRPLIIAMCFHQFFEGMGLGGCILQADYKLKMNTIMVFFFSFTTPFGIALGLCLSNVYSENSPIALIVVGVLDAASAGILNYMALVNLLAVDFMGSKLQQNVKLQMLAFLAVLLGAGGMSLLAKWA, from the exons atGGCAGCATTATTCACTAAGTTCCATGCattctttctcttcctcctcTTTCTATCTTTCGCATTACAAGTTGTTTCCGGTGATGATTCTCAATGTGTGACAGAATCTACACATGGTTGTCACAACAAATCCGAGGCGTTAAAACTCAATCTCATTGCTATTGCTGCCATTTTAATCTTTAGCATTGTTGGTGTATGCCTTCCTCTATTCACACGATCCATACCAGCTCTTAACCCTAGTTCCAAATCATTTTCTATTATCAAAGCATTTGCCTCTGGTGTCATTCTTGCTACTGGCTACATGCATGTTTTGCCTGATTCCTTCGCTTGCTTACAGTCCGACTGTTTGCCTCCTCACCCATggaaaaaatttccattttcaACATTTGTGGCTATGCTATCTGCCTTGTTAACCCTAATGCTAGACTCACTTGCAATGTCTTATCACACCGCCAAACCTAAAACTCATGCGGATTTTGGAAGCAGCAGTGATTTGAAAGAGGCAGCAGTCACCACTGAATTAAACACTACTGCTGGGAATGGCGAATCGGTGCACGATGAGAGTCATTTCAAATTGTTAAGGCATCGTGTTGTCGctcag GTTTTAGAAGTGGGGATTGTGGTGCACTCAGTGGTGATTGGGCTCTCATTGGGTGCCTCACATAATCCATGCATGATCAGACCACTCATTATTGCTATGTGCTTCCATCAGTTCTTTGAAGGAATGGGTCTAGGAGGATGCATACTACAG GCCGATTATAAATTGAAGATGAACACGATAATGGTGTTCTTTTTCTCGTTCACAACACCATTTGGTATCGCTCTAGGACTGTGCCTATCAAACGTGTATAGTGAGAACAGCCCAATAGCTCTTATTGTGGTGGGAGTATTGGACGCAGCATCAGCAGGTATATTAAATTATATGGCATTGGTCAATCTCCTTGCTGTTGATTTCATGGGGTCCAAGTTGCAACAAAACGTAAAGCTTCAAATGCTAGCTTTTCTTGCGGTTCTTCTTGGTGCTGGAGGCATGTCCTTGTTGGCAAAATGGGCTTAA